One window from the genome of Pseudonocardia hierapolitana encodes:
- a CDS encoding carbohydrate ABC transporter permease: MTTTAPPRTPAPAVQREPRPVPAWRRGLRPYVLSIPAVLIIVGILYPFVLGAYYAFLNYAAVVRRPVFIGLQNFAEILSDPAFWTSVRVTLHYAVVATVVETVLGIGIALLLNRSTLVGRVFERVLILPLMIAPVIAGVIWGLMFNPQYGVLNYVLGLGSTFDWLGESTAIWSVILVDVWIYTPFVAILVLAGIRSLPKEPFEASAVDGASWFYMFRRLMLPMMWPYILVAVIFRFMDCLKIFDHVFVLTAGGPGDATRTLQIGAYQNSIIQLQYSQGSTYMFLLWVIVFVTARYLVSVLGKAQRRAAGSEE, encoded by the coding sequence GTGACCACCACCGCCCCACCGAGGACCCCGGCACCGGCCGTGCAGCGCGAGCCACGGCCGGTGCCGGCCTGGCGGCGCGGGCTTCGGCCGTACGTGCTGTCGATCCCCGCGGTTCTGATCATCGTCGGGATCCTGTACCCGTTCGTGCTCGGCGCCTACTACGCGTTCCTCAACTACGCGGCGGTGGTGCGGCGGCCGGTGTTCATCGGGCTGCAGAACTTCGCCGAGATCCTGTCCGACCCGGCGTTCTGGACGAGCGTGCGGGTCACGCTGCACTACGCCGTGGTCGCCACCGTGGTCGAGACGGTGCTGGGTATCGGGATCGCGCTGCTGCTCAACCGGTCGACCCTGGTCGGACGGGTCTTCGAGCGGGTGCTGATCCTGCCGCTGATGATCGCGCCGGTGATCGCGGGCGTGATCTGGGGCCTGATGTTCAACCCCCAGTACGGCGTCCTGAACTACGTGCTGGGTCTCGGTTCGACGTTCGACTGGCTCGGCGAGAGCACGGCGATCTGGTCGGTGATCCTCGTCGACGTCTGGATCTACACGCCGTTCGTGGCGATCCTCGTGCTGGCCGGGATCCGGTCGCTGCCGAAGGAGCCGTTCGAGGCGTCGGCGGTGGACGGCGCGAGCTGGTTCTACATGTTCCGCCGGCTGATGCTGCCGATGATGTGGCCCTACATCCTGGTGGCGGTGATCTTCCGGTTCATGGACTGCCTGAAGATCTTCGACCACGTGTTCGTGCTGACGGCGGGCGGACCGGGCGACGCCACGCGCACGCTGCAGATCGGCGCGTACCAGAACTCGATCATCCAGCTGCAGTACTCGCAGGGCAGCACGTACATGTTCCTGCTCTGGGTGATCGTCTTCGTGACCGCCCGCTACCTGGTGAGCGTGCTGGGCAAGGCCCAGCGGCGCGCCGCAGGATCGGAGGAGTAG
- a CDS encoding extracellular solute-binding protein produces MTRRELWTPNRRDLLRMFGVGGAAVGASSLLAACGLGTGGGGPATDNGAAEVTGGFDWRKAEGTEISVLQTPHPYQVAFQPLLAEFTELTGITVKADLVAEADYFTRLNTELASGAGNYDAFMTGAYFIWTYGPPGWMEDLKPWLQNSSATNPDYDFEDIYEGLRRSTSWDFQVGSPLGTGGQWAIPWGFETNVLCYNKTEFDRRGIRPAETFDDLMQLATDLTDRANNKYGIAFRGSRSWATIHPGFMTQFTREGCKDYEKQGDQLQATMNSPEAVDFTRKWVELARSAGPTSWTNYEYPDCTGDLGAGTAMMVYDADSATYPQNIAGNSAQAGNLAWHPGPAGPDGNYGTNLWTWSLAMNSASEKKLAAWLFIQWATGKEAQTKAVQTGQAGFADPTRKSVFDGAFKQTLGNFPGYQETFEKVIGSTDIKFTPQTQFFETTEEWAVALQDIYAGQDAKTRLDALAAANTTAVNRAS; encoded by the coding sequence ATGACCCGCCGCGAGCTCTGGACCCCCAACCGACGTGACCTGCTGCGCATGTTCGGCGTCGGCGGCGCAGCCGTCGGCGCGTCGTCGCTGCTCGCCGCGTGCGGCCTCGGCACCGGCGGGGGCGGCCCCGCCACCGACAACGGTGCTGCCGAGGTCACGGGCGGCTTCGACTGGCGCAAGGCCGAGGGCACCGAGATCTCGGTGCTGCAGACGCCGCACCCCTACCAGGTGGCGTTCCAGCCGCTTCTGGCCGAGTTCACCGAGCTCACCGGCATCACGGTGAAGGCCGACCTGGTGGCCGAGGCCGACTACTTCACGCGCCTCAACACCGAGCTCGCGAGTGGTGCCGGCAACTACGACGCCTTCATGACCGGCGCGTACTTCATCTGGACCTACGGGCCTCCCGGGTGGATGGAGGACCTGAAGCCCTGGCTCCAGAACAGCTCCGCCACCAACCCGGACTACGACTTCGAGGACATCTACGAGGGCCTGCGCCGGTCCACCTCGTGGGACTTCCAGGTCGGCAGCCCGCTCGGCACCGGCGGCCAGTGGGCGATCCCGTGGGGCTTCGAGACCAACGTCCTCTGCTACAACAAGACCGAGTTCGACCGCCGCGGCATCCGGCCCGCCGAGACCTTCGACGACCTCATGCAGCTCGCCACCGACCTCACCGACCGGGCCAACAACAAGTACGGCATCGCGTTCCGCGGGTCCCGGTCGTGGGCCACCATCCACCCCGGCTTCATGACCCAGTTCACCCGCGAGGGGTGCAAGGACTACGAGAAGCAGGGCGACCAGCTCCAGGCCACCATGAACTCGCCGGAGGCCGTCGACTTCACGCGCAAGTGGGTGGAGCTCGCCCGCTCGGCAGGCCCGACCTCGTGGACCAACTACGAGTACCCCGACTGCACGGGCGACCTGGGCGCGGGCACCGCGATGATGGTGTACGACGCCGACTCGGCCACGTACCCGCAGAACATCGCGGGCAACAGCGCCCAGGCCGGGAACCTCGCGTGGCACCCCGGCCCCGCCGGCCCGGACGGCAACTACGGCACCAACCTCTGGACCTGGTCGCTCGCCATGAACTCGGCGTCGGAGAAGAAGCTCGCCGCGTGGCTGTTCATCCAGTGGGCCACCGGCAAGGAGGCCCAGACCAAGGCCGTGCAGACCGGGCAGGCCGGGTTCGCCGACCCCACCCGCAAGTCGGTCTTCGACGGTGCGTTCAAGCAGACGCTCGGCAACTTCCCGGGCTACCAGGAGACCTTCGAGAAGGTCATCGGCTCCACCGACATCAAGTTCACCCCGCAGACCCAGTTCTTCGAGACCACCGAGGAGTGGGCGGTGGCGCTGCAGGACATCTACGCGGGCCAGGACGCGAAGACGCGCCTCGACGCGCTGGCGGCGGCCAACACGACGGCGGTGAACCGTGCGAGCTGA
- a CDS encoding histidine phosphatase family protein yields the protein MSTELTLVRHGRTVWHTENRYAGVSDVALDETGRAQAVALARWAANQHFDVLVCSPVPRAVATAEPVAAALGLEPEVVADLREVDFGIAEGRTLAELRVSHPDAAEAFVADPVANPFPGAESPAAAAERAVGALRDVAARHRGRSVLVVAHNTLLRLALCTWLGIPLARYRAVLPRLENAAATRLRVPAEPDRPPALLALNVPTSPAVTADEPAPTAGRTA from the coding sequence ATGAGCACCGAGCTCACCCTCGTCCGGCACGGGCGGACCGTCTGGCACACCGAGAACCGCTATGCCGGCGTCAGTGACGTCGCCCTGGACGAGACCGGGCGCGCGCAGGCCGTCGCGCTCGCCCGGTGGGCCGCCAACCAGCACTTCGACGTCCTGGTCTGCTCCCCGGTGCCGCGCGCGGTGGCCACCGCCGAACCGGTGGCCGCCGCGCTCGGGCTCGAGCCCGAGGTGGTCGCCGACCTGCGGGAGGTCGACTTCGGCATCGCCGAAGGCCGCACGCTCGCGGAGCTGCGGGTGAGCCATCCCGACGCCGCCGAGGCGTTCGTCGCCGACCCGGTCGCCAACCCGTTCCCCGGCGCCGAGTCGCCCGCTGCGGCCGCCGAGCGTGCGGTCGGCGCCCTGCGTGACGTCGCCGCCCGCCACCGCGGCCGGTCCGTGCTCGTGGTCGCGCACAACACGCTCCTGCGCCTGGCGCTGTGCACGTGGCTGGGTATCCCGCTCGCGCGCTACCGCGCCGTGCTCCCGCGGCTGGAGAACGCCGCCGCAACCCGCCTGCGTGTGCCCGCCGAACCCGATCGGCCGCCGGCACTGCTGGCTCTCAACGTCCCCACCTCTCCGGCCGTCACCGCAGACGAGCCGGCCCCGACCGCAGGGAGGACCGCATGA
- a CDS encoding FGGY-family carbohydrate kinase, with translation MPDPAPVDSPLWVGIDLGTQGVRAVLVDGAGAVLGSGSAPLESDVRAGERHEQDPADWWRATCIATRAALAGRGERPVGGVSIDSTSGTLVVQDAQGHAAGPALMYDDRRAAAEAARVQDEGAELWTALGYRMQASWALPKVAWLVARDAVPAGHRLAHQADHIGARLAGHPLPTDWSHALKTGYDLLGDAWPTAVLDRLGIDPAVLPPVVAPGERVAVVAAAGAEESGIPAGTPIVAGMTDGCAAQVATAALAPGQWCSALGTTLVLKGSTRDLLHDPSGAVYCHRNPDGGWLPGGASSTGAGVLASDLPGADLDALTERARERGVPAGATYPLAGRGERFPFVADGAEGFDVGGPADPDPVARFQRVAHGVAYVERLAFDVLAALGADVSGPVTATGGASRNDWWTQLRADVLQRPVAVPEHAGSAIGSAVLAAAPPGRLAATAAEMVRMRRRFEPDPSRADELTDGYGRLVDALHDRGWLEPEFSKATFRAVQDGNVALLNSETAGGGAS, from the coding sequence GTGCCCGATCCCGCGCCCGTCGACTCCCCGCTCTGGGTGGGGATCGACCTCGGCACGCAGGGCGTGCGCGCCGTGCTCGTCGACGGTGCGGGCGCCGTGCTCGGCAGCGGGTCGGCACCCCTGGAGAGCGACGTTCGCGCCGGTGAGCGGCACGAGCAGGACCCCGCCGACTGGTGGCGGGCCACCTGCATCGCGACCCGCGCCGCGCTCGCCGGTCGGGGCGAGCGGCCGGTCGGCGGCGTGAGCATCGACTCGACCTCCGGCACCCTCGTCGTCCAGGACGCGCAGGGGCACGCCGCCGGGCCCGCCCTCATGTACGACGACCGGCGGGCCGCCGCGGAGGCCGCCCGCGTGCAGGACGAGGGCGCCGAGCTGTGGACCGCGCTCGGGTACCGGATGCAGGCGAGCTGGGCGCTGCCGAAGGTGGCGTGGCTCGTGGCTCGCGACGCCGTGCCCGCCGGGCACCGGCTCGCGCACCAGGCCGACCACATCGGCGCGCGGCTGGCGGGTCACCCGCTGCCCACCGACTGGAGCCACGCGCTCAAGACCGGGTACGACCTGCTCGGCGACGCATGGCCGACGGCGGTGCTGGACCGCCTCGGCATCGACCCGGCCGTGCTGCCGCCGGTCGTGGCACCGGGGGAGCGGGTCGCCGTGGTCGCGGCCGCAGGCGCCGAGGAGTCGGGCATCCCGGCCGGCACGCCGATCGTCGCCGGCATGACCGACGGGTGCGCCGCGCAGGTGGCCACGGCCGCGCTGGCTCCCGGTCAGTGGTGCTCCGCGCTGGGCACCACGCTGGTGCTGAAGGGGTCGACGCGCGATCTGCTGCACGACCCGTCCGGCGCCGTGTACTGCCACCGGAACCCGGACGGCGGCTGGCTGCCCGGCGGTGCGTCCAGCACGGGCGCGGGCGTTCTCGCGAGCGATCTCCCCGGCGCCGACCTCGACGCGCTGACCGAGCGCGCGCGGGAGCGAGGGGTGCCCGCGGGTGCGACGTACCCCCTGGCCGGTCGGGGGGAGCGGTTCCCGTTCGTCGCGGACGGCGCGGAGGGGTTCGACGTCGGCGGGCCCGCCGACCCGGATCCGGTCGCCCGGTTCCAGCGCGTGGCGCACGGGGTCGCGTACGTCGAGCGGCTGGCCTTCGACGTGCTCGCCGCGCTCGGCGCCGACGTCTCCGGCCCGGTGACCGCCACCGGCGGGGCCAGCCGCAACGACTGGTGGACGCAGCTGCGCGCGGACGTGCTGCAGCGCCCGGTCGCGGTCCCGGAACACGCGGGCTCGGCGATCGGCTCGGCCGTGCTCGCCGCGGCGCCGCCCGGGCGGCTCGCGGCCACCGCCGCCGAGATGGTGCGGATGCGACGGAGGTTCGAACCGGATCCGTCCCGGGCGGACGAGCTGACCGACGGCTACGGCCGCCTGGTCGATGCGCTCCACGATCGGGGATGGCTCGAGCCGGAGTTCAGCAAAGCCACATTCAGGGCCGTGCAGGACGGCAATGTGGCTTTGCTGAACTCCGAGACCGCCGGCGGGGGCGCCTCATGA
- a CDS encoding class II aldolase/adducin family protein, whose amino-acid sequence MLLHDERVQLVEYCRRMQADALTVGTSGNLSIRSGDHIAITPSGAAYEHLTPESICVIDLDGNSLEDGLEPSSEVPMHTSVYKSTDARAVVHTHPLYASTLSAVVDELPAVHYMVALLGGPVRVAPYATFGSPELAENSIKAMEGRFGAILQNHGATTYGDSIAKAYTRSVYLEWVCQMYYQAKLLGQPNILPDDEIARVAEKLTTYGQTVPDKS is encoded by the coding sequence ATGCTCCTGCACGACGAACGCGTCCAGCTGGTGGAGTACTGCCGCCGGATGCAGGCCGACGCCCTCACCGTCGGCACCTCGGGCAACCTGTCGATCCGCTCGGGGGACCACATCGCGATCACCCCGAGCGGCGCGGCCTACGAGCACCTCACCCCCGAGTCGATCTGCGTGATCGACCTGGACGGCAACAGCCTCGAGGACGGTCTCGAACCGTCGTCGGAGGTGCCGATGCACACCTCGGTCTACAAGAGCACCGACGCCAGGGCGGTCGTGCACACCCACCCGCTGTATGCGAGCACGCTGTCCGCGGTGGTCGACGAGCTGCCCGCCGTGCACTACATGGTGGCGCTCCTCGGCGGGCCGGTGCGCGTCGCGCCGTACGCGACGTTCGGCAGCCCGGAGCTCGCGGAGAACAGCATCAAGGCGATGGAGGGCCGCTTCGGCGCCATCCTGCAGAACCACGGGGCCACCACCTACGGCGACAGCATCGCGAAGGCCTACACCCGCAGCGTCTACCTGGAGTGGGTCTGCCAGATGTACTACCAGGCCAAGCTGCTCGGGCAGCCGAACATCCTGCCCGATGACGAGATCGCCCGCGTCGCGGAGAAGCTGACCACCTACGGGCAGACGGTGCCGGACAAGTCATGA
- a CDS encoding DeoR/GlpR family DNA-binding transcription regulator, which yields MTEREVDATGPVPDAPRTLGPEGRQARITELVLSTGSVSAQELAETFGVSVMTIHRDLDELQRQGVLRKARGIATAQPSGTFESNVEYRAKANVEAKRLIAQHACRHVEPGMSVLLDDSTTALQMLPHLAALAPLTVATNYLAALVELARVRDVQVVALGGHYDVQHDSFLGSTCVDAVQSMRFDAAFVSTSAVSDGYAFHQEDKIVAVKRAMVDVATRSHLLIDHTKLTRSALHRLLPLHRFTTVVVDAGVSPRDLAALRENDVLVEVAGRTD from the coding sequence GTGACAGAGCGGGAGGTGGACGCCACCGGGCCCGTCCCGGACGCGCCCCGGACGCTCGGACCCGAGGGCCGCCAGGCCCGGATCACCGAACTCGTGCTCAGCACCGGCTCGGTGTCGGCCCAGGAGCTCGCGGAGACCTTCGGCGTCTCGGTCATGACGATCCATCGCGACCTCGACGAACTGCAGCGCCAGGGCGTGCTCCGCAAGGCCCGCGGCATCGCGACCGCCCAGCCCAGCGGCACCTTCGAGTCGAACGTCGAGTACCGGGCGAAGGCCAACGTGGAGGCCAAGCGGCTCATCGCGCAGCACGCCTGCCGCCACGTCGAGCCCGGGATGTCGGTGCTCCTCGACGACTCCACCACCGCGCTGCAGATGCTCCCCCACCTCGCCGCGCTCGCCCCGCTCACGGTGGCGACCAACTACCTCGCCGCGCTCGTCGAGCTGGCCAGGGTGCGTGACGTGCAGGTCGTGGCCCTCGGCGGGCACTACGACGTGCAGCACGACTCGTTCCTCGGGTCCACGTGCGTGGACGCGGTGCAGTCCATGCGCTTCGACGCCGCGTTCGTCAGCACGTCCGCCGTGAGCGACGGCTACGCCTTCCACCAGGAGGACAAGATCGTCGCGGTGAAGCGCGCGATGGTGGACGTCGCCACGCGCAGCCACCTGCTGATCGACCACACCAAGCTCACCCGCAGCGCCCTGCACCGGCTGCTGCCCCTGCACCGGTTCACGACCGTCGTCGTCGACGCCGGCGTCTCTCCCCGCGACCTGGCCGCGCTGCGCGAGAACGACGTGCTCGTCGAGGTCGCGGGGCGCACCGACTGA
- a CDS encoding FGGY-family carbohydrate kinase, whose protein sequence is MTRTWLGIDAGTSVVKAALFDDEGEALAVAGRPLELVHAADDGVEQDLDAIVAAIGDVTREVSAGQTPHVVAITGQGDGCWVTDEAGRAVRPALSWLDGRAGGILGRWNAEGVTERVFRVNGTTVFPGAPGPLLAWLDEHEPDVLDRATTAGACKDAVFTRLTGERATDPSDSSMPFGDGTGIGYSDTALEAMGLTHRRDLLAPITVPVPRGELSDAGAALLGLPAGTPISSGPFDFPACARGGGLRAIGDALLIVGTTLGCMVHVDRLATEGDPAGFSVATGEPGRWLRAMPAMVGTASMDWMLQTLGLGVDAIDAALATSAPGAGGVEVLPYFATSGERAPFVDPHASGQVTGVRLTTTRDDLLRAVCEGLAYAARHCFDAAGGATRIVACGGGTRSRPWLQVFADVLGVPLELARTPEVGARGAVLAAAAARGEDLDVETWTAPEDVVEPDPARHAFYADGYARYLDHVKAARPFWATRQASAAVAR, encoded by the coding sequence ATGACGCGCACCTGGCTCGGCATCGACGCCGGGACGTCCGTCGTGAAGGCCGCCCTCTTCGACGACGAGGGCGAGGCACTGGCGGTCGCGGGCCGGCCCCTCGAACTCGTCCACGCCGCCGACGACGGGGTGGAGCAGGACCTCGACGCGATCGTCGCGGCGATCGGCGACGTCACGCGTGAGGTGTCGGCCGGGCAGACCCCGCACGTCGTCGCGATCACCGGGCAGGGCGACGGCTGCTGGGTCACCGACGAGGCCGGCCGGGCGGTGCGGCCCGCGCTCTCGTGGCTGGACGGCCGGGCGGGCGGGATCCTCGGGCGGTGGAACGCCGAGGGGGTGACCGAGCGGGTGTTCCGCGTCAACGGCACCACGGTCTTCCCCGGCGCGCCCGGGCCGTTGCTCGCGTGGCTCGACGAGCACGAGCCCGACGTACTCGACCGGGCCACCACGGCGGGGGCCTGCAAGGACGCCGTGTTCACCCGGCTCACCGGCGAGCGCGCCACCGACCCGAGCGACAGCTCCATGCCCTTCGGCGACGGCACCGGCATCGGCTACAGCGACACCGCGCTCGAGGCCATGGGGCTGACCCATCGGCGCGATCTCCTCGCGCCGATCACCGTGCCGGTCCCCCGGGGCGAGCTCTCCGACGCGGGTGCCGCGTTGCTCGGGCTGCCCGCGGGCACGCCCATCAGCTCGGGCCCCTTCGACTTCCCGGCGTGCGCGCGCGGCGGCGGCCTCCGCGCGATCGGCGACGCGCTGCTGATCGTCGGCACCACGCTCGGCTGCATGGTCCACGTCGATCGGCTCGCGACGGAGGGCGACCCGGCCGGGTTCTCCGTGGCGACGGGCGAGCCGGGCCGCTGGCTGCGGGCGATGCCCGCGATGGTCGGTACGGCGTCGATGGACTGGATGCTCCAGACCCTCGGCCTCGGCGTCGACGCGATCGACGCCGCCCTCGCGACCAGCGCTCCCGGCGCGGGCGGCGTGGAGGTGCTGCCCTACTTCGCCACGTCCGGGGAGCGGGCGCCGTTCGTCGACCCGCACGCGTCCGGGCAGGTCACCGGCGTTCGGCTGACCACCACCCGGGACGACCTGCTCCGCGCGGTCTGCGAGGGGCTCGCCTATGCGGCCCGCCACTGCTTCGACGCGGCCGGTGGGGCCACGCGGATCGTCGCGTGCGGCGGCGGCACCCGGTCCCGGCCGTGGCTGCAGGTGTTCGCCGACGTGCTCGGCGTGCCCCTCGAGCTCGCCCGCACCCCGGAGGTCGGGGCTCGTGGCGCCGTGCTCGCGGCGGCCGCCGCCCGGGGCGAGGACCTCGACGTGGAGACCTGGACCGCCCCCGAGGACGTCGTGGAACCCGATCCCGCCCGGCATGCGTTCTACGCCGACGGCTACGCCCGCTACCTCGACCACGTGAAGGCGGCGCGGCCGTTCTGGGCCACCCGGCAGGCATCGGCGGCGGTGGCGCGATGA
- a CDS encoding carbohydrate ABC transporter permease, with protein sequence MASRELGPGERRFSPASIGADAALLVWFVFSLFPLVWMVLLALKTNAEQISTYFAFTPTLENFATVLSEEGERLTSVNFTDAILTSVINCVGAVIVSLVIGIPAAYAAGRWQYRGSNDVMFTILSFRFAPELMVIVPLFVIYNQIGLFDTNVGMIWVLQLVTMPLIVWILRSYFQDMPAELEQAALLDGYTRRRAFVMVALPLVRPGIAAAALLAFIFAWNNYVFPLILTGSQHTPVTVAVTRFLGGGGQAYYNLTAAAALIAALPPLLVALSIQRYLVRGLSFGAVKS encoded by the coding sequence ATGGCTTCGAGGGAGCTGGGGCCGGGCGAGCGGCGGTTCTCGCCCGCGTCGATCGGTGCCGACGCGGCGCTGCTTGTGTGGTTCGTGTTCTCGCTGTTCCCGCTGGTCTGGATGGTGCTGCTCGCGCTCAAGACCAACGCGGAGCAGATCAGCACCTACTTCGCGTTCACCCCGACGCTGGAGAACTTCGCCACCGTGCTCTCGGAGGAGGGTGAGCGGCTGACCAGCGTGAACTTCACCGACGCGATCCTCACGAGCGTGATCAATTGCGTCGGCGCCGTGATCGTCTCGCTCGTGATCGGCATCCCGGCCGCCTACGCGGCGGGGCGCTGGCAGTACCGCGGCTCGAACGACGTGATGTTCACGATCCTGTCGTTCCGGTTCGCGCCCGAGCTGATGGTGATCGTCCCGCTGTTCGTGATCTACAACCAGATCGGCCTGTTCGACACGAACGTCGGCATGATCTGGGTGCTGCAGCTGGTCACGATGCCGCTGATCGTCTGGATCCTGCGCTCCTACTTCCAGGACATGCCGGCCGAGCTGGAGCAGGCAGCCCTGCTGGACGGCTACACCCGGCGGCGCGCGTTCGTGATGGTCGCGCTGCCGCTGGTGCGGCCGGGGATCGCGGCGGCCGCGCTGCTCGCGTTCATCTTCGCGTGGAACAACTACGTGTTCCCGCTGATCCTCACCGGGAGCCAGCACACACCGGTGACGGTGGCCGTCACCCGGTTCCTGGGTGGTGGCGGCCAGGCCTACTACAACCTGACGGCCGCGGCCGCGCTGATCGCCGCGCTGCCGCCGCTGCTGGTGGCGCTGTCGATCCAGCGCTACCTGGTGCGCGGGCTGTCGTTCGGGGCGGTGAAGTCCTAG
- a CDS encoding ABC transporter ATP-binding protein: MGTLSVKGLTAHYGKTTALHGIDLDLADGEFFVILGPSGAGKTTTLKSVAGLVDQVEGEVRIAGRDMTGVEPYDRGVAMAFESYALYPQKTVEENLASPLRSGRNGTWTPQEQAERIKQVTMTLGIDHLLKRFPRELSNGQRQRTALGRVLVRPAEVYLLDEPLSHLDAKLRAAMRAELKQLGELSGTTTLYVTHDYQEALALGDRIGVLREGRLVQVGTPAQVWTEPVDTFVARALGQPEMNLLDAEVDAGQARVGKAFAVGAPASDGPVKVGIRPRDLEIVDGPAPADRLVLNGKVVLAERLGRSVELSVDVAGVQVITVTSDHRVHEGGDVALAVDWDRVHVFSAEGARLGAARRPEGALTGGAR, encoded by the coding sequence ATGGGCACCCTCTCGGTGAAGGGCCTGACGGCGCATTACGGCAAGACGACCGCCCTGCACGGGATCGACCTCGACCTCGCCGACGGCGAGTTCTTCGTGATCCTCGGGCCGTCCGGGGCCGGCAAGACCACCACGCTCAAGAGCGTGGCCGGGCTCGTCGACCAGGTCGAGGGCGAGGTGCGCATCGCGGGCCGCGACATGACCGGCGTCGAGCCGTACGACCGCGGCGTCGCGATGGCGTTCGAGAGCTACGCGCTCTACCCGCAGAAGACGGTGGAGGAGAACCTGGCCTCCCCGCTGCGCTCGGGCCGCAACGGCACCTGGACGCCGCAGGAGCAGGCCGAGCGGATCAAGCAGGTCACGATGACCCTCGGCATCGACCACCTGCTGAAGCGCTTCCCGCGCGAGTTGTCCAACGGGCAGCGCCAGCGCACCGCCCTGGGCCGGGTGCTGGTGCGCCCCGCCGAGGTCTACCTGCTCGACGAGCCGCTCTCGCACCTGGATGCCAAGCTGCGGGCCGCCATGCGCGCGGAGCTCAAGCAGCTCGGCGAGCTCTCGGGCACCACCACGCTCTACGTCACGCACGACTACCAGGAGGCACTGGCGCTGGGCGACCGGATCGGGGTGCTTCGCGAGGGCAGGCTGGTGCAGGTCGGGACGCCCGCGCAGGTCTGGACGGAGCCGGTGGACACCTTCGTCGCCCGCGCGCTCGGCCAGCCGGAGATGAACCTCCTCGACGCCGAGGTGGACGCGGGCCAGGCCCGGGTCGGGAAGGCCTTCGCGGTCGGGGCGCCGGCATCCGACGGCCCGGTCAAGGTCGGGATCCGGCCCCGGGACCTCGAGATCGTCGACGGGCCTGCGCCCGCCGACCGGCTCGTGCTGAACGGGAAGGTCGTGCTGGCCGAGCGGCTGGGGCGGTCGGTCGAGCTGTCGGTGGACGTGGCCGGGGTGCAGGTCATCACCGTCACCTCCGACCACCGCGTGCACGAGGGTGGCGACGTCGCCCTCGCCGTCGACTGGGATCGCGTGCACGTCTTCTCGGCCGAGGGAGCCCGGCTGGGCGCCGCCCGGCGGCCCGAGGGTGCGCTCACCGGAGGGGCTCGATGA